DNA from Pelobacter propionicus DSM 2379:
GACCGCCAGCAGGGTGGGGTCGTGTTCCTCTCCCCGGCAGAGCAGGGTCGGGCTCCGCTCCCTGCGGTGCACCTCAATCTTGGGGAGGGAACTCCTCTTGAACCCCTCGGTGAGCACGATGTCCACGTCGCTGAAGTATGTTTCGACCAGCTCTTCCAAGGGGGGCGTCCGGGCATGTTTCTTGATCAGGGCCAGCTTTTCCGGGGAGGTTATCAGCATGGTGGCGGCGCCGGCGGCAGCCAGGCGGTGCGAATCCTTGCCCGGGTGATCGATATCGAAGCTGTGGGCGTCATGCTTGATGGCGCCGATACGGTAACCGCGTTTCTCCAGTTCCTGGATCACTTTTTCCAGCAGGGTTGTTTTGCCGGTGTTGGATTTTGCCACAAAGGCGACAACTCTGGCGGACATGACGGTGCTTCCCCTCCCCTTAGAACGACGATTTAGCCGATGGGGTACTGTAATGCAAAGGCAGGCGGGATGCAAAGGAAAAGCTGATAATATTGACCTGGGTCATGTCTGATTGCGTTCCGGGCTGGCATGATCACAACCATGGAAACGATGACGAAGCGACAGAAGAAGGATATCAGGCTGCTGACAGGGTTTGTACGGCTCTACTGCGCGGGGCATCACGGCGAGACCAGCCGGGTCGACGTCAGGCTTCCCGCAGATCTGGGGACGGTGCCGCTCTGCGGCGAGTGCGGCCAGCTGTTGTCATACGCCGTTTCGAAACGCCTGTCATGTCCCCTGGAGGGGGAAAAGCCGAGCTGTAAGCGCTGCCGGATCCATTGCTACGGTGACCGGGAACGGCAAAAAATCCGCCAGGTCATGGCCTGGGCGGGGAAGAGGATGATCATGTCCGGCAGACTGGCCTATCTCTGGCACTATCTCTTCTGAAGCCACGAACCGCGCGACCTGTTTGACGGACATCAACGGACAGACACCACAAGGAGAATCAAATCATGCTCAGAAAAATCGTCAAGATCGATCAGGAAAAATGCAACGGCTGCGGACAGTGCGTACCATCCTGCGCCGAGGGGGCGATACGTATTGTAAACGGCAAGGCGGTTCTGGCCGCCGATAACCTGTGCGATGGCCTGGGAGCCTGCCTGGGTGATTGCCCCTTGGGCGCCATCACCGTCGAGGAGCGCGAGGCCGACGAGTTCGATGAAGCGGCCGTGGAGCGGCACCTGAAGGCCCAGGGAAGAGACATTGCGCCCCATCAGAAGGCTCAGGCATCGCAAGCGTCCCCCGGTCATCATCACCATGGCGGTGGCTGCCCCGGTTCACGGGCCATGAGTTTCAGTCGTCCCACGGGGGAGTCGACGGATCAGCCTAAGGGGAGTCGCCAGAGCCAGTTGGGGCAATGGCCGGTACAGCTCAGCCTGGTGTCCACCAGCGCCCCCTATTTCCAGGGCGCTGACCTGCTAATTACCGCTGACTGCGTTCCGGTGGCCTATGCCGGGTATCACGAGGATTTTCTGAAGGGGAAGGCGGTTGTCATGGGCTGCCCCAAGCTGGATGACAATGGCTTCTATCAGCAGAAGCTGACCGAACTGTTCATCAAATCGGACATCAGGAGTATCACCGTGCTGAAGATGGAGGTCCCCTGCTGCGGCGGCATCGCCTTGGCCACCCGTCAGGCACTGGCCGCCTCGGGCAAGCAGATCCCCTATCGCGAGGTCGTCATCACCCTGCAGGGTGAGGTGAAGGAATAGACTGGAAATAGTCCCGGGCTATGGAACGCGGGAAAAGCGGATACAACTGGATAACGTCGGGTTTGATTCCCCGTCCGGTTCGTATCCGTTTTTTCCGGCCTTTTCAGAGTCGGTCCGTGTTCCATGTATTATGGGCGATTCTGCAGGGAAAACCCTTGCCTGATCCCCACGAATAGCAGCCGCTGGTGGTTGCAAGCGCGGCGAAACCTGCTATCACAGGTGATGCTTGCCAGTGCCAATCAACGCGAGGGGGAGTTCCTATGACAACCATCGAGATCATTCAGACCGATATCACCACCCTGGCGGTGGATGCCATCGTCAATGCGGCTAACAGCACCCTGCTGGGGGGGGGAGGGGTTGACGGCGCCATCCACCGTGCAGCCGGTCCGGATCTGGTGCAGGAGTGCGCCACTCTGGGGGGCTGTCCCACCGGTGAGGCCAAGATCACCAAGGGGTACCTGCTCCCGGCCCGGCATGTCATCCACACGGTCGGCCCGGTCTGGCACGGCGGAGGGAAGGGAGAGCCGAAACTCCTGGAGAGCGCCTACCGCACCTGCTTCCGGGTGGCCCGCCAGCACAACCTGGCCAGCATCGCCTTCCCGGCCATCAGCGCCGGCATCTACGGCTATCCCATGGCCGACGCCGCCATGATCGCCCTCACCGTGGCCAGGGAGGAGGCGGAAAAGGGAGGTCTGCAGCGGATCATCTTCGTCCCCTTCAGCAGCCAGGCGGAGAAGGTCTACCGGGATGTTGCCGCCAGTTTGGGGATCCAGCCCGCGTAGTCCCGCCGTTACCCATCCGTGGGGGAGGGCGCACCCTCCCCCGTCTTCACTCCGTCCCTCTTTTTCGTACTCACCTGTAAACATTAGAACGTTTGACATCGCTGGAATTGTCTGTCATTAAAATTCTTCGAATGAGTTTAACTTTAGACTTTTGATCAGTCACCGAAAGGGCACAGCAGGGGCAACCCTGTGTCGCAAAGCTACCATCCCTGAGCGGGGATAGAGGGGTTATCGAAGTGAGTGGATATGGTTTTTACGAGAACAGGCCACGTTTCCTTTGATGCACGGGAGGCGTGGCTCTTTTATGCATAGGTGGGAGGGTTAATAGGGGATAGTTCCCTGTTTAGTGAACACAAAAAATCTGGGAAGTGTCCCACGTTTTTCCCGACACGGGACGAACTGGAGCTGCTCTACGCCTATCGTTTAACCACCACCGTAAACCGGCGCGTAATTACCTGCATTGTTACCATCATCTCCGAAGAAGGCGTGGAAAAGTAAAAGAGCGGTACATGAAGCTGTGACCTAATGAAATGCAATCCAATGGAGGTTGTCCTATGCCAGACTTCAAAGATAGAATCACTCGCCACTCTGAACACGTCAAAAACGCCGGACCGCATTGTTCGACAGAAGAAACAACGAAACAGGCTTTAATCTTACCCCTCCTTGATGTCCTTGGCTTTAGCCCTTACGACCCCACAAAAGTCAAAGCTGAATATGGCGCCAACCTCCCGACCATCAAAGCCAACGAACGGGTCGATTACGCCCTTTTCGTGGATGACAACCCCGTCATGTACATTGAGGCTAAATCCTGCCCTGATAGACTCACCAACCACACAGGACAACTGGCCAGATACTTCAACGCGACCCCCGATGTTTTCGTTGCCGCCATCACCAATGGCAGGGAATGGCGTTTCTTTAGCGACCAGAAGCACAGCAATATCATGGATACCACGCCGTTCCTGACGGTTGATTTCGAAAACATCGCTGATAGCGATATCGAAAAACTCGAACGGTTCCGCTACGGGAGGTTCAACCCCGACGGCATGCGCACTTTTGCCGAAGAGCAGACACTACAGGACAGTTTCACCACAACTATCGAGGGCTGCTTGCGCGATCCAGACGCCGATTTCGTGCGGTTTATAGCATGCAGATCAGATGCATGCGGAAGGTTGACCCCCAAGCAGATCGAGACCTATACCCCGATCGTTAAAAAATCCCTGGCTGAGGCTATCAGCAAAGTCGTTGTAGGAGGCCTCAACGTACCCATCGCCCGCCAGATCCCATCACCGCCACTCGATTCTCCGCAATGTGATAGCCCAAACGGAGACATCATTGACCCGAACAACCCCAAAATAGTCACCACCGAAGCGGAGCGCAGGGTGCTGGAGATTGTTCAGGCGATACTTGAAGGCCAGGCTGACCCAGATGAAATTATTGGCAAAGATACTGAAACCTATTTCTCAGTCTGTTATCAGGGTAAGAATAACCGCTGGCTGCTGCGTTACTACGGCAACAGGGGTACACCCTTCGCCATGTTCAACATCCCCATGACTCAGGAGCGCACCGGTCAGGCCAAACGAGCGGGGCTTGAGGTAAGGTCTAACAACGGCATCTCCCTTACCAAACCGGAACACTTGATGAAACTGTCGAATATGTTTTTTGACGCACTTGAATACTGCAAAGATGACGAAAATTTCAGAAAGAAAAACGGGTCAAATACTGCAGACGAAGCGAGTGAATAGAAACAAAAGGACCGCAAATGAACGGAGCGTGTGGTGCGGGGTCAGGCGCTGAAGGCTTGAACTTGCATTGTGCTGGGTAGGGTTTTTAGGCAAACGCCTTGGTCTGGAACGGCAGCCGATGACCCGGTGTCGCGTGCGCTCTCGCCTAGGGGGGAAGTGTACCTCGTTTTTTAATGCCCTCCTCTCGTGCGCTGCTCCATTTCTTGTGTGGCATTAATGCTGGCCTAAATGCTATAAGGAACCTTGCGGTTATTTTATATATTCTGCTAAAAACCAATAGGATACCTTGTAGTATAGGGTGGAATCAATGTCGGAATCTGAAGCGCGAGAGCTGGGGTTATACACGAGAACCAGCGGGCCTCTACCCTCCTACCAACAGCAGTTTCACATAAGCCTCTACCACAAGAGCGATCTTCTGCAGTTGCAATGAACCTAAATTCGGCAGTCCAACGTCATGCCCGGAAGAAGAAAGGTATATGCGGAATTAACCGATCGATCGGGCGCACATCCGGACAGCCTGATCAGTTGTCCCCCTTGCTGCTGACCCCCCATCCGTGCTACAAAAGCCCCATGCTCCATCTCAAACAACTCTCCAAAGACTTTGCAGGCAATCCCCTGTTTACCGACATATCCTGGCACCTGAAGAAGGGTGAGCGCGTGGCCCTGGTGGGCGAGAACGGCGCCGGCAAATCCACCCTGATGAAGATCATCGCCGGCTTGATCGAACCCACATCCGGCGAGATCCAGTTCGCCCGCGGCGCCCGGGCCTCCTACCTGCCCCAGGATGGCATCGTCACCTCCGGAACCTCGCTGTTCCAGGAGGCGCGCTCCGCCTTCGGGGAGCTTCTGGCCATGGAACAGGAGCTGAACCGGCTGGGGCAGGAGCTGGAACAGCTGCCCGCCTCCTCCAGCGAGCATGAGCAGCTGCTTCAGCGCTACGGAGAGTTGCAGGAGCAGTTCCGCCACCGGGGTGGCTACACCATGGAGGCCGAGATCGGCACGGTGCTCAAGGGCCTGGGCTTCTCGCCGGACGACTGGCAGCGGGACTGCGGCGAGTTCTCCGGCGGCTGGCAGATGCGCATCGCCCTGGCGCGGCTGCTGCTGCAGCGGCCGGACGTGCTGCTGCTGGACGAACCGACCAACCATCTGGACCTCGAGGCACGCAACTGGCTGGAATCATACCTCTGCTCCTATCCCGGCTCGGTGGTCCTGGTGTCCCACGACCGCTTCTTCATGGACCAGGTTTGCAGCCGGGTGGCCGAGGTCTGGAACCACGCCATCAGCGACTACCACTGCAGCTATTCGCGCTATCTGGTCCAGCGCGATGAGCGCATTTCGGCCCTGCGGGAGGCCAAGCGCATCCAGGACGAGGAGGTGGAGAAGATCGAGGATTTTATCCGCCGCTTCCGCTACCAGGCCAACAAGGCCTCGCTGGTGCAGTCGCGCATCAAGCAACTGGAAAAGATCGAGCGCATCGTCATCCCGCCGGAGCGCAAACGGATCCGCTTCCACTTCCCCGATGCGCCCAAGAGCGGCAGGGTCGTCATGGAACTGAAGAAGCTGACCAAGGCCTTTGGCAACCACACCGTGCTGGACCGCGTCGATCTGGTGATCGAAAAGGGGGAGCGGGTCGCCCTGGTGGGGCATAACGGCGCGGGCAAATCCACGCTCATGTCCGTTTTAGCCGGCGCGGAGTATCAGGGGGGGCAGTGCATCGCCGGCCATAACCTGGCCATGGACTACTTTGCCCAGGACCAGGCCAGCGTGCTGGATTCCACCCGCAGCGTTTATGAGGAGATCTACAGTGACGCCCCCTACGAGATGGTTCCCCGGCTGCGGGATATCCTGGGTGCCTTCCTCTTTTCCGGCGACGACATCAACAAGAAGGTGGGAGTGCTGTCCGGCGGGGAGCGCAACCGCCTGGCCCTGGCCAAGATGCTGCTGCGCCCTTCCAACCTGCTGCTGATGGACGAACCGACCAACCACCTGGACCTGTTCAGCAAGGAGGTGCTGCTGGACGCCCTGCGCTCCTTTGACGGAACGGTAGTCTTCGTCTCTCACGACCGCTACTTCGTCAATGGCCTTGCCACCCGCGTCGTGGAGGTGGAGGGGGGCCGGCTGATCGATTACTTCGGCGATTACGAGTACTATCTGGAAAAGAAGGAAGGAACGGAGCGCTCTGCTACTCCGGCGCCCCCTTCACGGAACAACGGCGGCGAAACAGGAACAGCCTCGGTGGAACCGGAGCCCCTGCCGGTTTTCGAGAAGGCGGAGCGGCTGAAAGACCGCGAGGAGCAGAAACGGCTCAAGCGCGAGGGAGAGAAACGGCAGAAACAGCTGGGCGAGGTCGAAAAGCAGATCAGCCGTGTCGAATCAGACATCGCCCGTCTGGAAGAGGAAATGGCCGGCCCCGGCTTCTTCGACGATCCTGAACGGGGCAAGGAGGCCGGCGAGCGCCACGCCGCCCTGAACGGGGAACTGGAGCAGCTCTACCAGGCCTGGGAGGAGCTGTCGGGGTAGGCTGCTGTCCCGATATCATCTGCCCTGCGTTCCCGCAACGAACAATCCCCCCGCCATTCCGCGCTTTGCGGCTGACGGGGGGATTCTCATTGTGGGGGACGTCTGAATTCCGGAATTATGTTGCCGCGT
Protein-coding regions in this window:
- a CDS encoding nitrous oxide-stimulated promoter family protein, translated to METMTKRQKKDIRLLTGFVRLYCAGHHGETSRVDVRLPADLGTVPLCGECGQLLSYAVSKRLSCPLEGEKPSCKRCRIHCYGDRERQKIRQVMAWAGKRMIMSGRLAYLWHYLF
- a CDS encoding O-acetyl-ADP-ribose deacetylase, which encodes MTTIEIIQTDITTLAVDAIVNAANSTLLGGGGVDGAIHRAAGPDLVQECATLGGCPTGEAKITKGYLLPARHVIHTVGPVWHGGGKGEPKLLESAYRTCFRVARQHNLASIAFPAISAGIYGYPMADAAMIALTVAREEAEKGGLQRIIFVPFSSQAEKVYRDVAASLGIQPA
- the mobB gene encoding molybdopterin-guanine dinucleotide biosynthesis protein B; this translates as MSARVVAFVAKSNTGKTTLLEKVIQELEKRGYRIGAIKHDAHSFDIDHPGKDSHRLAAAGAATMLITSPEKLALIKKHARTPPLEELVETYFSDVDIVLTEGFKRSSLPKIEVHRRERSPTLLCRGEEHDPTLLAVASDEPLDLDVPVLDINNPVQVADFVVERIIRADQ
- a CDS encoding type I restriction endonuclease, which encodes MPDFKDRITRHSEHVKNAGPHCSTEETTKQALILPLLDVLGFSPYDPTKVKAEYGANLPTIKANERVDYALFVDDNPVMYIEAKSCPDRLTNHTGQLARYFNATPDVFVAAITNGREWRFFSDQKHSNIMDTTPFLTVDFENIADSDIEKLERFRYGRFNPDGMRTFAEEQTLQDSFTTTIEGCLRDPDADFVRFIACRSDACGRLTPKQIETYTPIVKKSLAEAISKVVVGGLNVPIARQIPSPPLDSPQCDSPNGDIIDPNNPKIVTTEAERRVLEIVQAILEGQADPDEIIGKDTETYFSVCYQGKNNRWLLRYYGNRGTPFAMFNIPMTQERTGQAKRAGLEVRSNNGISLTKPEHLMKLSNMFFDALEYCKDDENFRKKNGSNTADEASE
- a CDS encoding ABC-F family ATP-binding cassette domain-containing protein, with product MDQVCSRVAEVWNHAISDYHCSYSRYLVQRDERISALREAKRIQDEEVEKIEDFIRRFRYQANKASLVQSRIKQLEKIERIVIPPERKRIRFHFPDAPKSGRVVMELKKLTKAFGNHTVLDRVDLVIEKGERVALVGHNGAGKSTLMSVLAGAEYQGGQCIAGHNLAMDYFAQDQASVLDSTRSVYEEIYSDAPYEMVPRLRDILGAFLFSGDDINKKVGVLSGGERNRLALAKMLLRPSNLLLMDEPTNHLDLFSKEVLLDALRSFDGTVVFVSHDRYFVNGLATRVVEVEGGRLIDYFGDYEYYLEKKEGTERSATPAPPSRNNGGETGTASVEPEPLPVFEKAERLKDREEQKRLKREGEKRQKQLGEVEKQISRVESDIARLEEEMAGPGFFDDPERGKEAGERHAALNGELEQLYQAWEELSG
- a CDS encoding ATP-binding protein → MLRKIVKIDQEKCNGCGQCVPSCAEGAIRIVNGKAVLAADNLCDGLGACLGDCPLGAITVEEREADEFDEAAVERHLKAQGRDIAPHQKAQASQASPGHHHHGGGCPGSRAMSFSRPTGESTDQPKGSRQSQLGQWPVQLSLVSTSAPYFQGADLLITADCVPVAYAGYHEDFLKGKAVVMGCPKLDDNGFYQQKLTELFIKSDIRSITVLKMEVPCCGGIALATRQALAASGKQIPYREVVITLQGEVKE